Proteins encoded together in one Prunus dulcis chromosome 3, ALMONDv2, whole genome shotgun sequence window:
- the LOC117622267 gene encoding beta-glucuronosyltransferase GlcAT14B, with the protein MKKLKSYYTHLRHHQSMELKWIFPLAIGSIVSLFLLFLTTLTSPDGMPLLPFYRSFYISSSVFIESKLHPLPVSYLPPPPRFAYFISGSNGDGKMLKRTLQALYHPHNLYVVHLDLEAPPEERLDLQNYVSTHPVFVKFGNVKMITKANLVTYRGPTMVANTLHAAAILLKAGGDWDWFINLSASDYPLVTQDDLLHTFSYLPRDLNFIDHTSNIGWKEYQRAKPIIVDPGLYMTKKADVFWVTQRRSVPTAFKLFTGSAWMALSKPFVDYCIWGWDNLPRTVLMYYANFLSSPEGYFHTVICNAQEFRNTTVNSDLHFITWDNPPKQHPHHLNLGDMQRMIDSKAPFARKFHQDDPVLDKIDSELLFKGPGMLVPGGWCIGKRDNGSDPCSVVGNTTVLRPSPGAKRLEVLLSSLLSNENFRSKQCK; encoded by the exons ATGAAGAAGCTAAAGAGCTATTACACGCATCTGAGGCACCACCAGTCCATGGAGCTCAAATGGATCTTCCCTTTGGCCATAGGCTCCATcgtctctctcttccttctcttcctcaccACGCTCACTTCACCTGACGGCATGCCTCTGCTTCCCTTCTACCGCTCCTTTTACATCTCCAGCTCCGTTTTCATCGAATCCAAGCTCCACCCACTGCCCGTTTCTTATCTCCCGCCTCCTCCGCGCTTCGCTTACTTCATCTCCGGCTCCAATGGCGATGGTAAAATGCTCAAGCGGACCCTTCAAGCCCTTTACCACCCTCACAACCTCTATGTGGTTCACTTGGACCTCGAGGCACCGCCCGAGGAGCGTCTGGATCTGCAGAATTACGTTTCTACCCACCCTGTTTTTGTAAAGTTCGGCAATGTGAAGATGATTACCAAGGCCAATCTCGTCACTTACAGGGGTCCGACTATGGTGGCCAACACGCTTCACGCTGCCGCTATTTTGTTGAAGGCAGGCGGCGATTGGGATTGGTTTATCAATCTCAGTGCTTCTGATTACCCACTTGTTACTCAGGATG ATCTGCTGCACACGTTCTCATACTTACCGCGCGATCTTAATTTCATCGATCATACTAGCAACATTGGGTGGAAAGA GTACCAAAGAGCAAAACCGATAATTGTAGATCCAGGGTTGTATATGACAAAAAAAGCTGATGTTTTTTGGGTTACACAGCGAAGGAGTGTGCCAACAGCTTTCAAACTCTTTACAG GTTCTGCGTGGATGGCACTTTCTAAGCCTTTTGTTGATTACTGCATATGGGGATGGGACAACCTACCTCGAACTGTTCTCATGTATTATGCAAACTTTTTATCATCTCCCGAAGGATACTTCCACACCGTCATTTGTAATGCTCAAGAGTTCCGCAACACAACTGTGAATAGTGATCTGCATTTCATAACATGGGACAACCCTCCAAAGCAACACCCTCACCACCTTAACCTTGGAGACATGCAGAGGATGATTGACAGCAAGGCTCCCTTTGCAAGAAAGTTTCACCAAGATGATCCAGTGCTTGACAAAATCGATTCTGAGTTGTTGTTTAAGGGTCCAGGTATGCTTGTTCCTGGTGGTTGGTGCATAGGAAAAAGGGACAATGGGTCTGATCCATGCTCTGTTGTTGGTAACACTACAGTCCTCAGGCCTAGCCCTGGAGCAAAACGGCTAGAAGTTTTGCTCAGCTCTCTATTGTCTAACGAGAATTTCCGATCAAAACAGTGCAAATGA